The following are encoded in a window of Mycobacteriales bacterium genomic DNA:
- a CDS encoding deoxyguanosinetriphosphate triphosphohydrolase — MDGYGEFERARRAPEPAKRAQLVAGSVARSEFERDRARVLHSQALRRLAATTQVVAAGEQDFPRTRLTHSLEVAQIGREIGAALGCDPDITDAAGLAHDLGHPPFGHNGEAALDLVAQPCGGFEGNAQTLRALTRLEAKILDPDGGPAGLNLTRAVLDATAKYPWPWREGQRKFGVYADDRPAFDWLRSGAPEGRRCLEAQVMDWADDVAYSVHDVEDGVHSGLVRFGAFASRDERAAVCARAAEVYSDESAGDLGTVFDELLALPTLRDLTSYDGTRGAQVALKRATSELTGRFASAAVSATVAKAGEGPFRRYEADLVVPSQVAAECALLKAVAAEYVMNRRYVAELQTRQRELLVELAAVLADRAPDVLDPALRPDWLAAPDDAARLRVVVDQIAGLTDLSAPAWHARLTG, encoded by the coding sequence GTGGACGGGTACGGCGAGTTCGAGCGGGCCCGGCGGGCACCGGAGCCGGCCAAGCGGGCCCAGCTCGTGGCCGGCTCGGTGGCCCGCTCCGAGTTCGAACGCGACCGCGCCCGGGTGCTGCACTCGCAGGCGCTGCGCCGGCTGGCCGCGACCACCCAGGTGGTCGCCGCGGGGGAGCAGGACTTCCCGCGGACCCGGCTGACCCACTCGCTCGAGGTCGCCCAGATCGGCCGGGAGATCGGCGCCGCGCTCGGCTGCGACCCCGACATCACCGACGCCGCCGGGCTGGCCCACGACCTCGGCCACCCGCCGTTCGGGCACAACGGCGAGGCCGCGCTGGACCTCGTCGCCCAGCCCTGCGGCGGATTCGAGGGCAACGCGCAGACACTGCGGGCGCTGACCCGGCTGGAGGCGAAGATCCTCGACCCGGACGGCGGCCCGGCCGGGCTGAACCTGACCCGCGCCGTGCTGGACGCGACGGCCAAGTACCCGTGGCCCTGGCGCGAGGGGCAGCGCAAGTTCGGCGTGTACGCCGACGACCGCCCCGCCTTCGACTGGCTGCGGTCCGGGGCGCCGGAGGGCCGGCGCTGCCTGGAGGCGCAGGTGATGGACTGGGCCGACGACGTGGCGTACTCGGTGCACGACGTCGAGGACGGTGTGCACAGCGGGCTCGTCCGCTTCGGCGCGTTCGCCTCCCGGGACGAGCGGGCCGCGGTCTGCGCCCGGGCCGCCGAGGTCTACTCCGACGAGTCGGCCGGCGACCTCGGCACGGTGTTCGACGAGCTGCTGGCGCTGCCGACGCTGCGCGACCTCACCAGCTACGACGGGACCCGCGGCGCCCAGGTGGCGCTGAAGCGGGCGACCAGCGAGCTCACCGGACGCTTCGCCTCCGCCGCCGTCTCCGCGACCGTCGCCAAGGCGGGGGAGGGCCCGTTCCGCCGGTACGAGGCCGATCTGGTCGTGCCGTCCCAGGTGGCCGCGGAGTGCGCACTACTCAAGGCCGTCGCCGCCGAGTACGTCATGAACCGCCGGTACGTCGCCGAGCTGCAGACCCGCCAGCGCGAGCTGCTCGTCGAGCTGGCCGCGGTGCTGGCCGACCGCGCCCCCGACGTGCTCGACCCGGCGCTGCGGCCGGACTGGCTGGCCGCACCCGACGACGCCGCCCGGCTGCGGGTCGTCGTCGACCAGATCGCCGGCCTGACCGACCTGTCCGCCCCGGCCTGGCATGCCCGCCTGACCGGCTGA